A stretch of the Photobacterium sp. CCB-ST2H9 genome encodes the following:
- a CDS encoding replicative DNA helicase: MAENSKSNRAKDSQMDAIKMPPHSLEAEQSVLGGLLLDNERWDSVAEKVVSRDFYSRPHRMIFEAAAGLLESGQPLDLITLSERLEQLDQLDDVGGFAYLAELAKNTPSAANIAAYTDIVRERALIRDMIGVANEIADAGYDPQGRSSEDLLDMAESKVFAIAEQRTNENEGPQNVDTILEKTLERIELLYQSPQDGVTGVSTGFTDLNKKTAGLQGSDLIIVAARPSMGKTTFAMNLCENAAMEQEKPVLIFSLEMPAEQIMMRMLASLSRVDQTKIRTGQLDDEDWARISSTMGILMEKKNMYIDDSSGLTPTEVRSRARRIAREHGGLSLIMVDYLQLMRVPGLQDNRTLEIAEISRSLKALAKELNVPVVALSQLNRSLEQRADKRPVNSDLRESGAIEQDADLIMFIYRDEVYHEDSALKGIAEIIIGKQRNGPIGSVRLTFQGQFSRFDNYAGPAFDDEY, from the coding sequence ATGGCAGAAAACAGTAAATCCAATCGAGCAAAAGACAGTCAGATGGACGCCATCAAGATGCCGCCTCATTCTCTGGAAGCAGAGCAGTCGGTACTGGGCGGCCTGTTGCTGGATAATGAGCGCTGGGACAGCGTCGCAGAGAAGGTCGTGTCGCGCGATTTCTACAGTCGTCCGCACCGGATGATTTTTGAGGCGGCCGCCGGGCTACTGGAATCCGGTCAGCCACTCGATTTAATCACCCTGTCAGAACGGCTGGAGCAGTTAGACCAGCTGGATGATGTGGGCGGTTTCGCTTATCTGGCCGAGCTGGCCAAAAACACCCCGTCGGCGGCGAACATTGCCGCGTATACCGATATCGTCCGTGAACGGGCGCTGATCCGTGACATGATCGGGGTTGCGAACGAAATTGCCGATGCCGGTTACGATCCGCAGGGTCGCAGCAGTGAAGATCTGCTGGACATGGCTGAGAGTAAGGTTTTCGCCATTGCCGAGCAGCGCACCAATGAGAACGAAGGTCCGCAGAACGTCGATACCATTCTGGAAAAGACGCTGGAACGGATTGAGCTGCTGTATCAGTCGCCGCAGGATGGTGTGACCGGGGTTTCGACCGGTTTTACTGATCTGAACAAAAAAACCGCCGGCCTGCAGGGCTCGGATCTGATTATCGTCGCAGCCCGTCCGTCGATGGGTAAAACCACCTTTGCCATGAACCTTTGCGAAAATGCGGCGATGGAGCAGGAAAAACCGGTGCTGATCTTCTCGCTGGAGATGCCCGCGGAACAAATCATGATGCGTATGCTGGCCTCGCTGTCCCGGGTCGATCAGACCAAAATCCGGACCGGCCAGCTGGATGACGAAGACTGGGCACGGATTTCGTCAACCATGGGCATTCTGATGGAAAAGAAAAACATGTACATCGACGACAGCTCGGGTCTGACACCGACGGAAGTCCGATCCCGTGCCCGCCGGATTGCCCGTGAACACGGCGGTCTGAGCCTCATCATGGTCGACTACCTTCAGCTGATGCGAGTGCCGGGTCTGCAGGATAACCGGACCCTGGAGATTGCAGAAATCTCCCGCTCCCTGAAAGCACTGGCGAAAGAGCTGAATGTGCCGGTGGTGGCACTGTCACAGCTGAACCGATCGCTGGAGCAGCGTGCCGATAAGCGCCCGGTGAACTCGGACTTGCGTGAATCCGGTGCCATCGAGCAGGATGCGGACTTGATCATGTTTATTTACCGTGATGAGGTATATCACGAAGACAGTGCCCTCAAAGGCATTGCAGAAATCATCATCGGTAAACAACGGAACGGTCCGATTGGTTCCGTACGTCTCACCTTCCAGGGCCAGTTCTCCCGTTTCGATAACTATGCCGGCCCGGCTTTTGATGATGAGTATTGA
- the alr gene encoding alanine racemase has protein sequence MKAATAYIDLQALRQNVSLLRQQTPGCKLLAMVKANGYGHGLEQVATGLPDADGYGVARIEEALSLRACGVVKPILLMEGFYSPTDLPVLVTNNIQTVVHTLEQLEALEQATLDTPVKVWLKIDSGMHRLGVRPEEFEAFVDRLHASPNVAQPLRYMSHFACADELDSPETKAQIQTFMSLTEGCRGERSLANSAGILAWPESHLDWIRPGIIMYGISPFAEKSHSAAALGMRPVMTLTSSVIAVRTVKKGEAVGYGGTWVSERDTKIGVVAIGYGDGYPRTAPNGTPVLINGRQVPIAGRVSMDMLTVDLGPDATDKVGDEAVLWGQGLPAEVVADYVGTIAYELVTKLTSRVAMAYR, from the coding sequence ATGAAAGCCGCGACCGCCTATATTGATCTCCAGGCCCTGCGCCAGAACGTCAGTCTGCTCAGACAGCAGACACCGGGTTGTAAGTTACTTGCGATGGTCAAGGCCAATGGATACGGGCACGGGCTGGAGCAGGTGGCGACCGGGCTGCCGGATGCGGACGGTTACGGGGTTGCCCGGATTGAAGAAGCGCTGTCACTGCGTGCCTGTGGCGTGGTGAAGCCGATTCTGTTGATGGAAGGGTTCTATTCGCCAACCGATTTACCGGTGCTGGTGACCAACAACATTCAGACGGTGGTCCATACGCTTGAACAACTGGAAGCCCTGGAGCAGGCGACACTGGATACACCGGTGAAAGTGTGGCTGAAGATTGACAGCGGCATGCACCGGCTAGGTGTCCGGCCGGAAGAGTTTGAAGCATTTGTCGACCGTCTGCACGCCAGCCCGAACGTGGCGCAACCGCTGCGTTATATGAGCCATTTCGCTTGTGCTGACGAACTGGACAGTCCGGAAACGAAAGCACAGATTCAAACATTTATGTCGCTGACGGAAGGATGTCGCGGCGAACGTTCGCTGGCAAACTCTGCCGGGATTCTGGCCTGGCCTGAGAGCCACCTGGACTGGATTCGTCCGGGGATCATCATGTACGGCATTTCGCCTTTTGCCGAGAAGAGCCATTCTGCAGCAGCCCTTGGCATGCGCCCTGTGATGACACTGACCTCCAGTGTGATTGCCGTGCGGACGGTGAAAAAGGGTGAAGCCGTCGGGTATGGCGGTACCTGGGTCAGTGAACGGGATACGAAAATTGGTGTGGTTGCCATTGGCTATGGTGATGGCTATCCGCGTACGGCGCCGAACGGCACGCCGGTGCTGATCAATGGTCGTCAGGTGCCGATTGCCGGACGGGTGTCGATGGACATGCTGACGGTTGATCTTGGTCCGGATGCGACAGACAAAGTCGGGGATGAGGCTGTTTTATGGGGGCAGGGGCTGCCTGCCGAAGTGGTGGCAGATTATGTGGGGACCATTGCGTATGAGCTGGTCACCAAACTGACTTCCCGGGTCGCCATGGCTTACCGTTAA
- a CDS encoding YdiY family protein, translating into MTAGLILATPARAEDVPELPPITSPWNSELELGYQSLSGNSNTKSLNSRLGLTYVKDQFRQQVEAKYLLAEEDNKEKKRKGQMELQSDYIINERAYVLGNTSYIDDKYGPYFKDFTLATGLGYRVFRLENLMMEVEAGPGYRHQEPNVDEIDDDDIVVPETVDELILRGSTRVIWKPSKDVELSLKLTGIAGNSNSTLETQVSMTSAVSEHIAIKLSNTQKFNSWVPEGLQKRDGTMTVNLLFQY; encoded by the coding sequence ATGACAGCAGGACTGATTCTGGCCACGCCTGCCCGTGCTGAGGATGTCCCCGAACTCCCGCCGATCACCTCGCCCTGGAACAGTGAACTGGAACTGGGGTACCAATCGCTCTCCGGCAACTCGAATACGAAATCCCTGAACTCCCGCCTGGGCCTGACCTATGTGAAAGATCAGTTCAGGCAGCAGGTCGAAGCGAAGTATCTGCTGGCCGAGGAAGATAACAAAGAAAAGAAGCGCAAAGGCCAGATGGAGCTGCAGAGCGACTACATCATCAATGAGCGGGCCTATGTGCTGGGCAACACCAGTTACATTGATGACAAATACGGGCCTTACTTCAAGGATTTCACCCTGGCGACGGGTCTGGGTTACCGGGTATTCCGGCTGGAAAATCTGATGATGGAAGTTGAAGCCGGACCAGGCTACCGCCATCAGGAGCCCAATGTTGACGAGATCGACGATGATGACATCGTCGTGCCGGAAACCGTCGATGAACTGATCCTGCGGGGCAGCACCCGGGTCATCTGGAAACCGTCCAAAGACGTCGAGCTGAGCCTCAAACTGACCGGCATTGCCGGAAACAGCAACAGCACGCTGGAAACGCAGGTTTCAATGACCAGTGCGGTCTCCGAGCACATTGCCATCAAACTCAGTAATACCCAGAAGTTCAACAGTTGGGTACCGGAAGGGCTGCAAAAGCGAGACGGCACCATGACCGTCAATCTGCTGTTCCAGTACTAA